From Pelotomaculum schinkii, the proteins below share one genomic window:
- the rpoB gene encoding DNA-directed RNA polymerase subunit beta, whose amino-acid sequence MAYAEKVGPGVRYSFGKLKEVLELPNLIEVQRNSYSWFLKEGLREVFQDISPIQDFTGNLVLEFLDYTLGEPKYSVEECKERDVTYAAPLRVKVRLINKETGEVKEQEVFMGDFPLMTEKGTFIINGAERVIVSQLVRSPGVYYAESIDPSGKKLFTATIIPNRGAWLEFETDVNDHIFVRIDRTRKVPATVLIRALGYSSNVMITELFDGDNNIQETLSRDNTDTEEEALVEIYKRLRPGEPPTVDSARSLLSALFFDPKRYDLANVGRYKLQKKLKHGILYRYGENDGGETEYDEFLKKEVPKDRDFIRELTREDIIEAVRYLLGLMNGEGKVDDIDHLGNRRLRSVGELLQNQFRIGLSRMERVVRERMTIQDVDVITPQVLINIRPVVAAIKEFFGSSQLSQFMDQTNPLAELTHKRRLSALGPGGLSRERAGFEVRDVHHSHYGRMCPIETPEGPNIGLIGSLSTYARINSFGFIETPYRKVDKENKKVTDEIHYLTADEEEGIVIAQANALLDEDGWFIGNRVNARNPDIVVVPPDRVDYMDVSPKQVFSIATALIPFLEHDDANRALMGANMQRQAVPLLKAQAPLVGTGVEYKAARDSGVVVIAKNSGIVERVTANDIEIRTQSGALDRYKLLKFTRSNQGTCINQKPIVRRNQQVEAGQIIADGPSTEYGELALGRNILVAFMPWEGYNYEDAILVSEKAVKEDFFTSIHIEEYECDARDTKLGPEEITRDIPNVGEEILKDLDDRGIIRTGAEVRPGDILVGKVTPKGETELTAEERLLRAIFGEKAREVRDTSLRVPHGEAGKIVDVKVFSRDNGDELPPGVNQLVRVYIAQKRKISEGDKMAGRHGNKGVIARILPEEDMPFMPDGTPIEIVLNPLGVPSRMNIGQVLETHLGWAAKTLGYHIATPVFNGASEKDIQEFFKKAELPENGKMTLFDGRTGQPFDNPVTVGYVYMLKLAHLVDDKIHARSTGPYSLVTQQPLGGKAQFGGQRFGEMEVWALEAYGSAYTLQEILTVKSDDVVGRVKTYEAIVKGENVPEPGVPESFKVLIKELQSLGLDVKVLSEEDKEIEIKEVEEDITETAKELGIDIQSDDTPVDEQEEEGEADTDTEISEDDEFNEDFLNEDFDLDEDLD is encoded by the coding sequence ATGGCTTATGCGGAAAAAGTCGGGCCCGGGGTACGCTATAGCTTTGGCAAATTGAAGGAAGTGCTGGAGCTTCCCAACCTGATTGAGGTCCAGCGCAATTCTTACAGCTGGTTTTTGAAGGAGGGCCTGCGGGAGGTTTTTCAGGACATTTCCCCGATCCAGGACTTTACCGGAAACCTGGTTTTGGAATTCCTGGACTACACCCTGGGTGAGCCTAAATACTCTGTAGAGGAATGCAAGGAAAGAGACGTAACCTACGCTGCTCCCCTGCGGGTCAAAGTCAGGCTGATCAACAAGGAAACAGGGGAGGTCAAGGAGCAGGAAGTTTTCATGGGGGATTTTCCCCTGATGACTGAAAAGGGCACCTTTATCATTAACGGGGCGGAAAGAGTTATCGTGAGCCAGTTGGTCCGCTCTCCCGGTGTGTATTACGCCGAGTCCATCGACCCCAGCGGCAAGAAGCTGTTTACCGCCACTATTATACCCAACCGCGGCGCCTGGTTGGAGTTTGAGACAGACGTGAACGACCACATTTTTGTAAGGATCGACCGTACCAGGAAGGTCCCTGCCACGGTCCTGATCCGGGCCTTGGGCTACAGTTCCAACGTCATGATTACAGAGTTGTTCGACGGGGACAATAACATCCAGGAGACGCTTTCCAGGGACAACACCGACACCGAGGAAGAAGCCCTGGTAGAAATCTACAAGCGCCTGCGGCCGGGGGAGCCTCCCACCGTGGACAGCGCCCGTTCCCTGTTGTCCGCCCTATTTTTCGACCCCAAACGTTACGACCTGGCCAACGTCGGCCGTTATAAACTACAGAAGAAATTAAAGCACGGCATACTTTACCGTTACGGTGAAAACGACGGCGGAGAAACCGAGTATGACGAGTTTTTAAAGAAGGAAGTTCCCAAGGACCGCGACTTTATCAGGGAACTGACCAGGGAAGATATTATAGAAGCCGTGCGTTACCTTTTAGGGCTCATGAACGGCGAGGGTAAAGTCGACGATATCGACCACTTGGGCAACCGCAGGCTGCGCTCTGTCGGCGAGCTGCTGCAGAACCAGTTCCGCATAGGCCTGTCGAGGATGGAACGGGTGGTCAGAGAAAGGATGACCATCCAGGACGTGGACGTGATCACTCCCCAGGTGCTGATCAACATCCGCCCGGTAGTAGCCGCGATCAAAGAATTTTTCGGCTCCAGCCAGCTGTCCCAGTTCATGGACCAGACCAACCCGCTGGCCGAGCTTACTCATAAACGCCGCCTCTCCGCGCTGGGCCCGGGCGGGCTCTCCCGTGAAAGGGCCGGCTTTGAGGTCAGGGACGTGCACCATTCTCACTATGGCAGGATGTGCCCGATCGAGACCCCTGAAGGTCCCAACATCGGGTTGATCGGTTCGCTCAGCACGTACGCGCGCATCAACTCATTTGGTTTTATTGAGACTCCGTACCGCAAGGTCGACAAGGAAAACAAGAAAGTCACCGACGAGATCCACTACCTCACTGCAGACGAAGAGGAAGGCATTGTGATTGCCCAGGCCAACGCCCTCCTGGACGAGGACGGCTGGTTTATCGGCAACCGGGTCAACGCCCGTAACCCGGATATCGTAGTTGTCCCTCCCGACAGGGTCGACTATATGGACGTTTCACCCAAACAAGTCTTTTCCATCGCCACGGCGCTGATCCCCTTCCTGGAGCACGACGACGCCAACCGGGCCCTGATGGGCGCCAACATGCAGCGGCAGGCCGTGCCTCTACTGAAAGCACAGGCGCCCCTGGTCGGCACCGGGGTGGAATACAAGGCCGCCCGTGATTCCGGGGTCGTGGTTATTGCCAAAAATAGCGGCATAGTGGAAAGGGTAACTGCCAACGATATCGAAATCAGGACGCAAAGCGGCGCGCTTGACCGCTACAAACTTTTAAAATTTACCCGTTCCAACCAGGGTACCTGCATCAACCAGAAGCCGATTGTGCGGCGGAACCAGCAGGTGGAAGCAGGCCAGATTATCGCCGACGGTCCATCCACAGAGTACGGCGAGCTGGCCCTGGGCCGCAATATCCTGGTGGCGTTCATGCCCTGGGAGGGCTACAACTATGAGGACGCCATCCTGGTCAGCGAGAAGGCAGTTAAAGAAGATTTTTTCACTTCCATTCATATAGAGGAATACGAGTGCGACGCCCGCGATACCAAACTGGGTCCCGAGGAAATCACCAGGGACATCCCGAACGTGGGTGAGGAAATTCTAAAAGACCTGGATGACCGGGGTATCATCAGGACCGGCGCCGAAGTCAGGCCCGGCGATATCCTGGTCGGCAAGGTTACCCCTAAGGGAGAGACGGAACTGACCGCGGAAGAGCGGCTCCTGCGGGCCATCTTCGGCGAAAAAGCCAGGGAAGTGCGCGATACCTCCCTGCGGGTGCCGCACGGCGAGGCCGGGAAAATAGTTGACGTCAAGGTATTCTCACGTGACAACGGGGATGAACTCCCCCCCGGAGTGAACCAGCTGGTGCGGGTCTATATCGCCCAGAAAAGAAAAATATCGGAAGGGGATAAAATGGCTGGCCGGCACGGCAACAAGGGCGTCATCGCCCGCATCCTGCCGGAAGAGGATATGCCCTTTATGCCGGACGGGACTCCGATCGAGATCGTTTTAAATCCGCTGGGCGTTCCGTCACGGATGAACATTGGACAGGTCCTGGAGACTCACCTTGGCTGGGCGGCCAAGACTTTGGGCTATCACATCGCTACGCCGGTCTTTAACGGAGCTTCTGAAAAGGACATTCAGGAATTCTTCAAAAAGGCGGAGCTCCCCGAAAACGGCAAAATGACCCTGTTTGACGGGCGCACGGGGCAGCCTTTTGACAATCCGGTCACGGTTGGCTATGTATATATGCTGAAGCTTGCCCACCTGGTGGACGACAAAATTCACGCCCGTTCCACCGGGCCATACTCCCTGGTCACCCAGCAGCCCCTGGGCGGCAAGGCCCAGTTCGGCGGACAGCGCTTTGGAGAAATGGAAGTGTGGGCGCTGGAAGCCTATGGTTCGGCCTACACCCTGCAGGAAATCCTCACCGTCAAATCGGACGACGTGGTCGGGCGGGTCAAAACCTACGAAGCCATCGTCAAGGGAGAAAACGTGCCGGAACCGGGTGTCCCGGAGTCCTTTAAAGTGTTGATCAAGGAACTCCAGAGCCTGGGGCTGGACGTCAAGGTCCTCTCCGAAGAAGACAAGGAAATAGAGATTAAAGAAGTAGAAGAAGATATCACCGAGACCGCCAAGGAACTTGGCATAGATATCCAGTCGGACGATACCCCGGTGGATGAACAGGAAGAAGAAGGCGAAGCCGATACCGATACCGAAATCTCCGAGGACGACGAGTTCAACGAGGACTTCCTGAACGAAGATTTTGATCTCGACGAAGACCTGGATTAA
- the rplL gene encoding 50S ribosomal protein L7/L12 produces MSKVQEILEAVKGMTVLELAELVKAFEEEFGVSAAAPVAVAAAPGAAAAPAAVEEQTEFDVILTAVGDKKVNVIKVVREITALGLKEAKDLVDGAPKPVKEKISKEEAEAIKAKLTDVGASVDIK; encoded by the coding sequence ATGTCTAAAGTCCAAGAGATTCTCGAAGCCGTTAAGGGTATGACCGTTCTGGAACTGGCCGAACTGGTCAAAGCTTTTGAAGAGGAATTCGGCGTAAGCGCCGCCGCCCCCGTGGCCGTGGCCGCCGCCCCGGGCGCTGCCGCCGCGCCGGCAGCGGTAGAAGAACAGACCGAATTTGACGTCATTCTCACCGCCGTAGGCGACAAGAAGGTCAACGTGATCAAGGTTGTCCGGGAAATCACCGCCCTTGGTTTGAAAGAAGCCAAAGATCTGGTTGACGGCGCACCCAAGCCGGTTAAAGAAAAAATCTCCAAGGAAGAAGCCGAAGCTATCAAGGCCAAACTTACCGACGTGGGCGCATCCGTGGATATTAAATAA
- the rplJ gene encoding 50S ribosomal protein L10: MPISKAEKEVIIEELKEKFDSAKVAILADYRGLNVAEATRLRRRLREAGCEFKVAKNTLVGLVVKKQGLDALEPFLEGPVGIAFSSDPVAPAKVLADFIREAKKMEIKAGVLDGKVIDAKAVKELADLPSREVLLAKVLGSMQAPLYGFAGVLQGTLRSFVYALEAVRKQRAGEA, translated from the coding sequence GTGCCTATTAGCAAAGCTGAAAAGGAAGTCATCATTGAAGAGTTAAAGGAAAAATTTGATAGTGCCAAGGTTGCCATCCTGGCGGACTACCGCGGGTTGAACGTGGCTGAAGCGACACGCCTTCGCCGCCGTCTGCGTGAAGCCGGCTGTGAATTTAAAGTGGCCAAAAACACTCTGGTGGGTCTGGTGGTGAAAAAACAGGGACTGGATGCCCTGGAGCCATTTCTGGAAGGTCCGGTTGGGATTGCCTTCAGCAGTGACCCGGTTGCCCCCGCCAAAGTGTTGGCAGATTTTATCCGTGAAGCCAAAAAGATGGAGATCAAGGCTGGAGTGCTGGATGGTAAGGTGATTGACGCCAAGGCTGTCAAGGAACTGGCCGACCTGCCCTCACGGGAAGTGCTTCTGGCCAAGGTGCTGGGCAGTATGCAAGCCCCGCTCTACGGTTTTGCAGGAGTCCTGCAGGGGACCCTGCGCAGTTTCGTCTATGCCCTGGAAGCTGTTCGCAAGCAGCGGGCCGGCGAAGCGTAG
- the rplA gene encoding 50S ribosomal protein L1, with amino-acid sequence MPKHGKKYTEAAKQLDRSVVYEAAEALALVKKIAPGKFDETVEVAVRLGVDPRHADQQVRGAVVLPHGTGKTRTVLVFAKGDKAKEAEDAGADFVGAEDMVAKIQQEGWLGFDVAIATPDMMGNVGKLGRILGPRGLMPNPKTGTVTFDIVRAVQEVKAGKIEYRVDKAGNIHAPIGKVSFDTDKLLENLRTLIDTLIRAKPAAAKGQYLKGISVSSTMGPGVKVNTQKITA; translated from the coding sequence ATGCCGAAACACGGCAAGAAGTATACGGAAGCCGCCAAGCAGCTTGACCGCAGCGTCGTTTATGAAGCTGCCGAGGCGCTCGCTTTGGTAAAGAAAATAGCTCCAGGTAAATTTGACGAAACCGTTGAAGTAGCGGTAAGGCTGGGAGTCGATCCCCGTCACGCCGACCAGCAGGTGAGGGGCGCTGTTGTACTGCCTCACGGCACTGGTAAGACCAGGACTGTGCTGGTATTTGCCAAGGGTGATAAAGCTAAGGAAGCTGAAGATGCCGGCGCTGACTTTGTCGGAGCCGAGGACATGGTGGCCAAAATTCAGCAAGAGGGTTGGCTGGGGTTCGATGTGGCCATCGCTACCCCCGATATGATGGGTAACGTCGGTAAATTGGGACGGATCCTGGGTCCCCGCGGCCTGATGCCCAACCCCAAGACCGGCACGGTTACTTTTGATATAGTAAGGGCGGTACAGGAAGTCAAGGCGGGGAAAATTGAATACCGGGTAGATAAAGCCGGCAACATTCACGCCCCCATCGGCAAGGTTTCCTTTGACACGGATAAGCTGCTGGAAAACCTGCGCACCTTGATTGACACCCTGATCCGCGCCAAGCCTGCCGCCGCCAAAGGACAGTACCTCAAAGGCATTTCGGTATCGTCTACAATGGGACCCGGCGTGAAGGTTAATACTCAGAAAATAACCGCTTAA
- the rplK gene encoding 50S ribosomal protein L11 gives MAKRVSAIVKLQVPAGKATPAPPVGPALGQHGVNIMAFVKEYNERTAAQAGLIIPVEITVYEDRSFTFVTKTPPAAVLLKKAAGLETASGEPNKKKVAKLPRAKVREIAELKMPDLNAADIEAAMRMVEGTARSMGIDIIEG, from the coding sequence ATGGCAAAAAGAGTATCAGCCATCGTCAAGCTTCAGGTTCCGGCAGGAAAAGCGACTCCAGCTCCTCCGGTGGGTCCGGCTCTGGGCCAGCATGGGGTTAATATTATGGCTTTTGTCAAGGAATACAATGAGCGCACTGCCGCTCAGGCCGGCCTGATTATCCCGGTGGAAATCACCGTTTATGAAGACCGTTCCTTTACCTTTGTCACCAAAACCCCGCCTGCCGCGGTACTGCTCAAGAAAGCAGCAGGTCTGGAAACTGCGTCCGGGGAACCCAACAAGAAAAAGGTAGCCAAGCTTCCCCGCGCCAAGGTGCGCGAAATTGCCGAGCTCAAAATGCCCGATCTGAATGCGGCCGATATTGAAGCTGCAATGAGGATGGTTGAGGGCACAGCCCGCAGTATGGGTATTGACATCATTGAGGGATAA
- the nusG gene encoding transcription termination/antitermination protein NusG: MEKLWYVVHTYSGYENKVKANLEKRIESMNMEEKIFRILVPMEDEIEMKDGKKKISKRKIFPGYVLVEMFMTDDSWYVVRNTPGVTGFVGSGSKPIPLDEGEARQIIRQLGGEEIRTRVNFSMGENVRVISGPFENFIGAIDDINVEKAKIRVIISMFGRETPIELDFTQVEKIS; the protein is encoded by the coding sequence ATGGAGAAGTTGTGGTATGTTGTTCATACCTATTCCGGCTATGAGAACAAAGTAAAAGCCAACCTTGAAAAGCGTATTGAGTCCATGAATATGGAGGAAAAAATCTTTCGTATTCTGGTCCCGATGGAAGACGAAATTGAAATGAAGGACGGCAAGAAAAAGATCTCCAAGCGTAAGATCTTCCCTGGCTATGTCCTTGTGGAAATGTTTATGACCGATGACTCCTGGTATGTTGTCCGTAATACTCCCGGTGTTACCGGCTTTGTCGGCTCCGGCTCGAAGCCGATCCCGCTGGACGAGGGTGAGGCCAGGCAGATTATCCGGCAGTTGGGCGGGGAGGAAATCCGGACCCGCGTTAATTTCAGCATGGGTGAGAACGTCCGCGTGATTAGCGGTCCGTTTGAGAACTTTATCGGCGCAATTGACGATATCAACGTGGAGAAGGCTAAAATACGTGTTATCATATCCATGTTTGGGCGTGAAACCCCGATTGAACTCGACTTCACCCAGGTAGAAAAAATCTCCTAA
- the secE gene encoding preprotein translocase subunit SecE, with protein sequence MAVTKKQDSSNKKDQAKKDTVKRDGLDRKDTSGKDIAKRDIVLNKEKKEIAKKEPPAKKDLPAKKEQVNRLEQVQKFFKGTLNELKKVHWPNRREIIIYTSVVVVAVVAVGVLIWLFDSALSFVLNFLL encoded by the coding sequence ATGGCTGTTACGAAGAAGCAGGACAGCAGCAATAAAAAGGATCAGGCAAAAAAAGACACAGTTAAGCGGGATGGTCTGGACAGAAAGGATACATCCGGGAAGGATATAGCCAAAAGAGATATCGTCTTGAACAAAGAAAAAAAAGAGATCGCCAAAAAAGAGCCTCCCGCCAAGAAAGACTTGCCGGCTAAAAAGGAGCAGGTCAATCGTCTCGAGCAGGTGCAGAAGTTTTTTAAGGGAACGCTTAACGAGCTCAAAAAGGTGCACTGGCCTAATCGCCGGGAGATAATCATATACACCTCAGTTGTTGTAGTAGCAGTTGTGGCAGTTGGAGTCCTGATCTGGCTCTTCGACTCAGCATTGAGTTTTGTGCTCAATTTTCTTCTTTAA
- the rpmG gene encoding 50S ribosomal protein L33: MRVGVALACSECKRRNYTTAKNKKNDPNRIEMKKYCKFCQTHTLHKETR, translated from the coding sequence TTGAGAGTAGGTGTTGCATTGGCCTGCAGCGAGTGCAAACGTCGCAATTACACAACCGCGAAAAATAAGAAAAATGACCCTAACCGTATCGAAATGAAAAAATACTGCAAGTTCTGCCAAACCCATACCCTGCACAAGGAGACCAGGTAA
- the tuf gene encoding elongation factor Tu, whose amino-acid sequence MAKQKYERTKPHVNIGTIGHVDHGKTTLTAAITMVLSTVGGASVKKYDEIDNAPEERARGITINTAHVEYETEKRHYAHVDCPGHADYIKNMITGAAQMDGSILVVSAADGPMPQTREHILLSRQVGVPYIVVYLNKADQVDDPELLELVDMEVRELLSSYEFPGDDTPIISGSALKAMECACGKRDCQWCKSIWELMDAVDSYIPTPQRAIDKPFLMPVEDVFTITGRGTVATGRVERGQIKVQEEVEIVGFTEKPRKTVVTGVEMFRKLLDSGQAGDNIGCLLRGVDRKEIERGQVLAKPGSIKPHTKFNAEVYVLTKEEGGRHTPFFNGYRPQFYFRTTDVTGVAHLPEGVEMVMPGDNVKISIDLITPIAIEEGLRFAIREGGRTVGAGVVTGVRE is encoded by the coding sequence ATGGCAAAGCAAAAGTACGAACGCACCAAACCCCACGTTAATATCGGAACCATCGGCCACGTAGACCACGGCAAGACCACACTTACCGCCGCCATCACCATGGTGCTGTCAACCGTAGGCGGCGCGTCAGTCAAGAAGTACGATGAAATCGACAACGCTCCTGAAGAGCGCGCCCGTGGCATCACGATCAACACCGCCCACGTAGAATACGAAACAGAAAAACGGCACTATGCCCACGTTGACTGCCCGGGCCACGCCGACTACATCAAGAACATGATCACCGGCGCCGCCCAGATGGACGGATCGATCCTGGTCGTATCCGCCGCCGACGGCCCCATGCCCCAGACCCGCGAGCACATTCTGCTGTCCCGCCAGGTCGGCGTTCCCTACATCGTTGTCTATCTGAACAAAGCCGACCAGGTTGACGACCCCGAGCTGTTGGAACTGGTAGACATGGAAGTGCGCGAACTGCTTTCTTCCTACGAATTTCCCGGCGACGATACCCCGATTATCAGCGGCTCCGCATTAAAAGCCATGGAATGCGCCTGCGGCAAGAGAGACTGCCAGTGGTGCAAATCGATCTGGGAACTGATGGACGCGGTGGACTCCTATATACCGACGCCGCAGCGGGCCATTGACAAGCCCTTCCTGATGCCGGTGGAAGACGTGTTCACGATTACCGGGCGCGGCACCGTGGCCACCGGGCGTGTAGAGCGCGGCCAGATTAAGGTGCAGGAAGAAGTGGAGATCGTAGGTTTCACCGAGAAGCCGCGCAAGACCGTCGTAACCGGGGTTGAGATGTTCAGGAAGCTTTTGGACAGCGGCCAGGCCGGCGACAACATCGGCTGCCTGTTGCGGGGCGTGGACCGCAAAGAGATCGAGCGGGGCCAGGTGCTGGCCAAGCCCGGCAGCATCAAGCCGCACACGAAATTCAACGCTGAAGTATACGTCCTGACCAAAGAAGAAGGCGGGCGGCACACCCCGTTTTTTAACGGCTACCGTCCCCAGTTCTACTTCCGTACCACCGACGTGACCGGCGTGGCGCACCTGCCCGAAGGTGTCGAGATGGTAATGCCCGGGGACAACGTCAAGATCTCCATTGACCTGATCACCCCGATCGCCATCGAAGAAGGACTGCGCTTCGCCATCCGTGAAGGCGGCCGCACCGTGGGCGCCGGCGTTGTAACAGGCGTCAGAGAGTAA
- a CDS encoding PAS domain S-box protein, whose amino-acid sequence MSNQSLYSFILEQSFDGIAFADEQGGFIEWNSSLEHITGLKRSEVVGRPCWDVYFQLLSSKTKTKALYERLKTNILHMLETGRSPAMGEAAIQWPDGIRKIIQMTAFSIMTAKGYMLGIIVRDITRLKLLDNELQQGRAWLEQMALDRTAGYKKLNRQLSLEIVKRRQVEEALSRQLEISLAITELSRKLLSPAAIEDISILVLDHAKRLTGSKYGYVGYIEPETGYLICCTMTKDIWDNCKVKDKDIVYKRFGDLGGWVIRNKKSLLTNTPAQDPRSAGTPPGHIPIDRVIAAPAIFNETLVGLVTLANSPRDYREQDLSLIERLADLYAIAVHRKRSEDALRISEANYRAIFDGADDAILVHDLHTGVVTDVNQKACQLFGCKPLESSPDLDGRLINLPQYTRDSTAKWMAEAAKGEPLLFESVLKDSDGSSLSIEVSLKRAVIGGKESAVAIVRDITRRRQVEGEMVRLDRLHLVGEMAASFGHEIRNPMTSVRGLLQVLRGKPECLKYKEYLDLMIEELDRANSIIQEFLSLAKDRAVLFKVQSLNAIIEAVFPLILASALIQDKYAEVDLGDIPDLPFDEKEIRQVILNLVRNGLEAMPPGGCLTIRTFTEGNEVVLSVQDQGTGIGPDIIEKIGNPFFTTKEQGTGLGLAVCYSIAARHGATIKIETGSDGSTFFFRFLRPDNAGQ is encoded by the coding sequence TTGAGCAACCAAAGTTTGTACAGCTTTATCTTGGAGCAGTCATTTGACGGAATTGCTTTTGCCGACGAGCAGGGAGGATTTATCGAATGGAACAGCAGTTTGGAACATATTACAGGGCTAAAGCGCAGCGAGGTAGTGGGACGCCCTTGCTGGGATGTGTATTTCCAATTATTGTCAAGTAAGACTAAAACAAAGGCCTTATACGAAAGGCTCAAAACAAACATCTTGCATATGCTGGAAACCGGGCGATCCCCGGCCATGGGCGAAGCAGCTATTCAGTGGCCCGATGGAATACGCAAAATTATTCAGATGACGGCTTTTTCCATCATGACCGCCAAAGGCTACATGCTGGGAATAATTGTACGAGACATTACCAGGCTCAAGCTGTTGGATAATGAACTACAACAAGGCCGGGCCTGGCTTGAGCAAATGGCGCTCGATCGTACAGCCGGGTATAAAAAGCTCAACCGGCAGCTTTCGCTGGAAATAGTAAAGCGCAGGCAGGTGGAGGAAGCCCTTTCGCGGCAGTTGGAGATAAGCCTGGCTATCACCGAACTCTCACGCAAGCTTCTATCACCTGCCGCGATTGAGGATATTTCCATCCTGGTGCTGGATCATGCCAAGCGCCTTACCGGCAGCAAATACGGTTATGTCGGCTATATCGAGCCTGAGACGGGTTATCTCATTTGTTGTACCATGACCAAGGATATCTGGGATAACTGTAAGGTTAAAGACAAGGACATTGTCTACAAGCGCTTTGGTGATTTGGGCGGGTGGGTCATCCGGAACAAAAAATCACTGCTGACCAACACCCCTGCTCAAGACCCGCGTTCAGCAGGAACGCCTCCCGGCCATATCCCCATCGACCGTGTAATCGCCGCTCCGGCTATTTTTAACGAAACGCTGGTTGGACTCGTCACTCTGGCCAATTCACCCCGCGATTACAGGGAGCAGGATCTGTCGCTGATCGAGCGCCTGGCGGATCTCTACGCCATTGCCGTTCACCGCAAGCGCTCCGAAGATGCCCTCCGCATCTCGGAGGCCAACTACCGGGCAATATTCGACGGGGCCGATGACGCCATTTTGGTGCATGATCTGCACACCGGCGTCGTTACCGATGTCAACCAAAAAGCTTGTCAATTGTTCGGCTGCAAGCCGCTGGAGAGCAGCCCGGATCTGGACGGACGGCTCATCAACCTGCCGCAGTACACACGGGATAGTACGGCAAAGTGGATGGCGGAGGCCGCCAAAGGGGAACCGCTGCTTTTTGAGAGTGTGCTGAAGGATAGTGATGGGTCGTCCTTGTCAATTGAAGTAAGCTTAAAACGGGCCGTCATCGGGGGAAAGGAAAGCGCGGTGGCTATCGTCAGGGACATTACCAGGCGAAGGCAGGTGGAAGGGGAAATGGTCCGCCTGGACCGGCTCCACCTTGTCGGCGAAATGGCCGCCAGCTTCGGCCACGAAATCAGAAACCCGATGACGTCGGTGCGCGGTCTTTTACAGGTTTTGAGGGGTAAGCCCGAGTGTCTCAAATATAAAGAGTACCTTGATTTGATGATTGAGGAACTGGACCGGGCCAATTCAATTATTCAGGAATTTCTCTCTCTGGCCAAGGACAGGGCGGTACTCTTTAAGGTCCAGAGCCTGAACGCAATTATAGAAGCTGTTTTCCCGTTAATTCTTGCAAGCGCGCTGATCCAGGACAAGTATGCCGAAGTTGATCTTGGAGATATTCCGGATTTGCCCTTCGATGAAAAAGAAATACGCCAGGTTATTTTAAACCTGGTGCGCAACGGGCTGGAGGCAATGCCCCCCGGGGGCTGCCTGACTATAAGGACTTTTACCGAGGGCAATGAGGTGGTCCTGTCGGTCCAGGATCAGGGCACGGGAATAGGACCTGACATCATTGAGAAAATCGGCAACCCGTTTTTCACTACCAAGGAGCAGGGCACCGGGCTGGGGTTGGCGGTTTGTTACAGTATTGCCGCGCGCCACGGGGCGACAATAAAGATTGAGACCGGCTCCGACGGCTCCACCTTTTTCTTCAGGTTCCTTCGTCCGGACAACGCGGGGCAGTAA
- a CDS encoding NifB/NifX family molybdenum-iron cluster-binding protein: protein MKIAMPYLNGTVDEYFGRNGEFIIVEADDGMITGKKILTSETALGDLVGMFQNEGVEVVIANVISRPVVEMFFYNGIRVITRASGEVEQVAKDFLSGELLTGAACRGSGNHAR from the coding sequence ATGAAAATTGCGATGCCTTACCTGAATGGCACGGTGGATGAATATTTTGGCAGGAATGGTGAATTCATCATCGTTGAAGCGGATGACGGTATGATCACCGGCAAAAAAATTCTCACCAGCGAAACTGCTCTGGGAGACCTGGTCGGTATGTTTCAGAACGAAGGGGTGGAGGTCGTTATCGCCAATGTGATCAGCCGCCCGGTGGTGGAAATGTTTTTTTACAACGGCATACGGGTTATCACCAGAGCCTCCGGTGAGGTAGAACAGGTTGCCAAGGATTTCCTCAGCGGCGAACTGCTAACTGGGGCCGCTTGTCGAGGTAGTGGAAACCACGCCCGCTAG